The following coding sequences are from one Panicum hallii strain FIL2 chromosome 5, PHallii_v3.1, whole genome shotgun sequence window:
- the LOC112892947 gene encoding protein MITOFERRINLIKE 1, chloroplastic, producing MPPPPSSSTPSLALRAMTRSQADPDLPSLISDLTSLLLHSPAASSGAAAPVFSSSSLSIPIPAPAAPKPNPAPAAAVPTPLARAAIGACAGAAAGAFTYAALLPIDAVKTRLQAAAAPSATAWQVFLDILRTDGPLGLYRGLSAVILGSASSSAVYFGTCELAKSLLRPHLPPFLVPPLAGASGNISSSAIMVPKELITQRLQSGAATGRSWQVLLHIIQTDGFFGLYAGYAATLLRNLPTGVLSYSSFEYLKAFTLKSRDKESLTPGESVLCGALAGAISAALTTPLDVVKTRLMTRVGTEGSRTVLGTMREVVAEEGLMGLSRGIGPRVLHSACFAALGYCAFETARLAILQWYLEGCQRKAAAQPQMEPAAAAT from the coding sequence atgccgccgccgccttccagCTCCACCCCCAGCCTCGCGCTGCGCGCCATGACCCGGTCCCAGGCGGACCCCGACCTCCCGTCGCTCATCTCCGACCTCACCTCCCTGCTCCTCCACTCCCCCGCCGCATCTtccggcgccgccgctcccgtcttctcctcctcctccctctccaTCCCcatccccgcccccgccgcgcccaaGCCCAATCCCGCCCCCGCCGCAGCAGTCCCCACccctctcgcgcgcgccgcCATCGGGGCCTgcgcgggcgccgccgcagGGGCCTTCACCTACGCCGCGCTGCTCCCCATCGACGCCGTCAAGACCCGCCtccaggccgccgccgcaccctccgccaccgcctggCAGGTCTTCCTCGACATCCTCCGCACCGACGGGCCCCTCGGCCTCTACCGCGGCCTCTCCGCCGTCATCCTCggctccgcctcctcctccgccgtctACTTCGGCACCTGCGAGCTCGCCAAGTCGCTGCTCCGCCCCCACCTCCCGCCCTTCCTCGTGCCCCCGCTCGCCGGCGCCAGCGGCAACAtctcctcctccgccatcatGGTCCCCAAGGAGCTCATCACGCAGCGCCTCCAGTCCGGCGCCGCAACAGGCCGCTCCTGGCAGGTGCTCCTCCACATCATCCAGACCGACGGCTTTTTCGGCCTCTACGCGGGATATGCCGCCACGCTCCTCCGCAACCTCCCCACCGGGGTGCTCAGCTACTCCTCCTTCGAGTACCTCAAGGCATTCACCCTCAAGAGTCGCGACAAGGAGAGCCTCACGCCAGGGGAGAGCGTGCTCTGCGGCGCTCTCGCGGGGGCCATATCCGCCGCGCTCACCACCCCGCTGGACGTCGTCAAGACGCGCCTCATGACCAGGGTGGGAACGGAGGGCAGCCGCACCGTGCTGGGGACGATGAGGGAGGTGGTCGCGGAGGAGGGGCTCATGGGCCTCTCCCGTGGCATTGGCCCCAGGGTGCTGCATAGCGCGTGCTTCGCGGCGCTAGGCTACTGTGCCTTTGAGACCGCAAGGCTTGCCATTCTGCAGTGGTACCTTGAAGGTTGCCAAAGGAAGGCTGCAGCACAGCCACAGATggagcctgctgctgctgccactTGA
- the LOC112892946 gene encoding PH, RCC1 and FYVE domains-containing protein 1: protein MHTKGASSDAIRVSTSSAPSTSSHGSAQDDYDSSGDVYVWGEVICDNTVRVGSDRVIRSTGKTDVLLPKPLESKLVLDVYHVDCGVKHAALVTKNGEVFTWGEESGGRLGHGSGEDSLHPCLVESLAICNVDIVACGEFHTCAVTAAGELYTWGDGTHNIGLLGNGTDVSHWIPKRISGALDGLQVAYVSCGTWHTALITSRGQLFTFGDGTFGVLGHGNRESISCPREVDSLSGLKTIAVACGVWHTAAVVEVIVTQSSSSISSGKLFTWGDGDKHRLGHGDKEPRLKPTCVASLIDYDFYRIACGHSLTVGLTTSGQVLSMGNTVYGQLGNPRSDGKLPCLVEDIMSEHVVQVACGSYHVAVLTNKSEVFTWGKGANGRLGHGDIEDRKIPTLVEALRDRAVRHIACGSNFTAAICQHKWVSGAEQSQCASCRQPFGFTRKRHNCHNCGLVHCNACTSRKALRAALAPNPAKPYRVCDSCFMKLNSAAYSSTINQNKRKEAVPRHSGESNPDTKLAKAIVPSNLDMIRSLDSKAAKQGKKTDALSFLRTPQMTSLLQLRDIALSGGIDLNKSVPRAVRTSAVRSLNSSRAVSPFSRKPSPPRSTTPVPTTHGLSIAKTAADSLAKTNEMLNQEVERLRAQVDNLRHRCELQELELQKSAKKVQEAMTLVSEESAKSKAAKEVIKSLTAQLKDMAERLPPDQGAYDGSEAKQAHVPNGIEMYASIYTSMNGIHQPRNESVSAVSTPSLNMGRALHTNGISSHHKPPGSISENSEVSAHSLRVSGPPDVENLNRRGHTSSDEMLSASSRADDSSSKDATSLLNGEDGYKSRSAVSIPSNQVQAEWIEQYEPGVYITLTTLRDGTRDLKRVRFSRRRFGEHQAESWWNENRDKVYEKYNVRSSERVSSASSIRSAR from the exons ATGCACACCAAAGGGGCTTCTTCAGATGCCATCAGAGTTAGCACGTCTAGTGCCCCTAGCACATCAAGCCATGGTTCTGCACAAGATGACTATGATTCCTCAGGCGACGTCTACGTGTGGGGTGAAGTTATTTGCGACAACACTGTAAGAGTTGGTTCCGACAGAGTAATCAGGTCAACTGGGAAGACTGATGTTCTTCTGCCGAAGCCCTTGGAGTCCAAGTTAGTTCTTGACGTGTATCATGTGGATTGTGGAGTCAAGCACGCTGCTCTGGTCACTAAAAATGGGGAAGTGTTTACATGGGGCGAAGAATCTGGAGGACGTCTTGGCCATGGATCAGGGGAAGACTCTCTTCACCCTTGTTTGGTTGAGTCATTAGCAATTTGCAATGTGGACATTGTTGCCTGTGGGGAATTCCACACTTGTGCTGTCACAGCAGCTGGGGAACTGTACACCTGGGGTGATGGAACACATAATATTGGACTTCTAGGCAATGGTACTGATGTAAGCCACTGGATTCCAAAAAGAATTTCAGGAGCACTTGATGGTCTTCAAGTTGCTTATGTTTCTTGTGGGACCTGGCATACAGCCTTGATTACATCTAGAGGCCAGCTATTTACCTTCGGTGATGGTACATTTGGAGTCTTAGGACATGGAAACCGCGAGAGTATTTCGTGTCCAAGGGAGGTAGATTCTTTATCGGGGTTAAAAACAATTGCTGTTGCATGTGGTGTATGGCACACTGCGGCTGTTGTAGAAGTTATAGTGACCCAATCCAGTTCAAGTATATCTTCTGGAAAGCTCTTCACATGGGGAGATGGCGACAAACATCGGCTTGGTCATGGTGACAAGGAACCAAGGCTTAAGCCTACGTGTGTGGCTTCACTTATTGATTATGATTTCTACAGGATAGCATGTGGTCATAGTCTTACTGTAGGCCTGACAACATCTGGACAAGTTCTGAGCATGGGTAATACTGTTTATGGCCAACTCGGGAATCCCCGCTCAGATGGTAAACTTCCATGCTTAGTTGAGGATATTATGAGTGAACATGTTGTCCAAGTTGCCTGTGGTTCCTACCATGTTGCAGTATTAACAAATAAGAGTGAAGTTTTTACATGGGGTAAAGGGGCCAATGGAAGATTGGGCCATGGAGATATAGAGGATAGGAAAATACCTACACTCGTTGAGGCATTGAGAGACAGGGCTGTTAGGCACATAGCTTGCGGTTCAAACTTCACTGCAGCTATATGCCAGCATAAGTGGGTCTCAGGAGCTGAGCAGTCACAATGCGCCTCATGTCGGCAACCGTTTGGATTCACCCGAAAGAGGCACAATTGCCATAACTGTGGACTTGTCCATTGTAATGCGTGCACCTCGCGTAAGGCTCTGAGAGCAGCACTGGCTCCTAATCCTGCGAAACCTTACCGTGTTTGCGATTCCTGTTTCATGAAATTGAACAGTGCGGCATATTCCAGTACAATTAATCAAAATAAGAGGAAAGAGGCTGTGCCTCGCCACTCTGGCGAAAGCAACCCTGATACTAAATTGGCAAAAGCAATTGTACCCAGCAATTTGGATATGATTAGAAGTTTGGATAGCAAGGCAGCAAAACAAGGGAAGAAAACTGATGCACTGTCATTTCTTCGGACTCCTCAAATGACTTCACTTCTTCAGCTAAGAGATATCGCTTTATCTGGTGGAATTGATCTGAACAAATCAGTTCCAAGAGCAGTCCGCACATCAGCGGTTCGATCTTTGAACTCGTCTAGGGCTGTTTCCCCCTTCTCTCGCAAGCCTAGTCCACCACGTTCAACCACACCAGTCCCAACAACCCATGGCCTTTCTATCGCTAAAACTGCTGCTGATAGTCTCGCAAAGACTAATGAGATGTTAAATCAAGAGGTTGAAAGACTCCGTGCACAG GTTGATAATCTGAGGCACCGCTGTGAGCTTCAAGAACTTGAGTTGCAGAAATCAGCAAAGAAAGTACAAGAGGCCATGACACTGGTTTCAGAGGAATCTGCAAAGTCTAAAGCTGCTAAGGAAGTCATAAAGTCCCTAACAGCACAG CTCAAGGATATGGCTGAGAGACTACCACCAGATCAGGGAGCCTATGATGGTAGTGAAGCAAAACAAGCACATGTTCCTAATGGCATTGAGATGTATGCTTCTATCTACACTAGCATGAATGGTATTCATCAGCCACGAAATGAGTCTGTCAGCGCTGTCAGCACACCTAGCCTGAACATGGGACGAGCATTGCACACAAATGGAATCTCAAGTCATCATAAACCACCTGGAAGTATTAGTGAAAATAGCGAAGTGAGTGCTCACAGCCTTAGGGTTTCAGGTCCTCCTGATGTTGAAAATTTGAATCGAAGAGGACATACCAGTAGTGATGAGATGCTGAGTGCAAGCAGTAGAGCAGATGATAGTAGCAGCAAGGATGCTACGTCCCTTTTAAATGGCGAGGATGGTTACAAATCTCGAAGCGCGGTATCAATTCCCAGCAACCAAGTTCAGGCTGAGTGGATTGAGCAGTATGAACCAGGTGTATACATAACACTGACAACTCTTCGTGATGGGACCCGAGATCTAAAGCGCGTACGCTTCAG TCGAAGGCGGTTTGGGGAGCATCAAGCAGAGAGCTGGTGGAATGAGAACCGCGACAAGGTGTACGAGAAGTACAATGTAAGGAGCTCCGAGCGAGTGTCGTCGGCATCATCAATCCGGTCAGCTCGATGA